A genomic window from Quercus lobata isolate SW786 chromosome 10, ValleyOak3.0 Primary Assembly, whole genome shotgun sequence includes:
- the LOC115965916 gene encoding poly(ADP-ribose) glycohydrolase 1-like isoform X2 produces the protein MESREDLNSILPYLPLVMRSSTLFWPSQVVEALKAMARGPLHSRVDSGELLFLAISDLRHSLSLSNHHFAPSFPQGYALFFDELMSREESKKWFEEVVPALADLLLRFPSLLQTHYQTADIAHINGVNTGLRLLRSQEPGIVFLSQELIGALLGCSLFCLFPVTNRGVEHLPTINFDQLFASLYDNYNEKQENKIRCIIHYFERIFSHMPIGFVSFERKVLALEHLPQCISYPKAEFWSNSVIPLCCFEVQNSGLIEDQSSEALEVDFANKFIGGGALHRGCVQEEIRFMINPELIAGMLFLPSMADNEAIEIIGAERFSSYTGEINKAFCGFFAPSKYQQYKRLFPENGCSRAQLDQNIEDPIGRSRSNLLSHDNASTSDETTEEKSVNQVISNYEEKGCESLGHEDNNIGIVTGNWGCGAFGGDPELKTIIQWLAASQALRPFISYYTFGLDELQNLDQVTRWILSQKWTVGDLWNMLVEYSYQKYKGQTDVGFFTWLLPSLFGHDTEMLDLPNMP, from the exons atggagagCAGAGAAGACTTGAACTCGATACTACCGTATTTGCCACTAGTGATGCGGTCTTCGACTCTGTTCTGGCCATCTCAGGTGGTCGAAGCACTGAAAGCCATGGCAAGAGGACCCCTTCACAGCCGTGTCGACTCCGGTGAGCTTCTATTCCTCGCCATTTCCGATCTCAGacactctctctccctctccaaCCACCACTTCGCTCCTTCTTTCCCACAAGGCTACGCCCTCTTCTTCGACGAG TTGATGTCCCGGGAGGAATCAAAAAAATGGTTTGAAGAGGTTGTCCCAGCGTTGGCTGATTTGCTCCTACGCTTTCCCTCTTTGTTACAAACTCACTATCAAACTGCAGATATTGCTCATATCAATGGGGTCAACACTGGTCTTCGTTTATTGCGTTCGCAAGAACCGGGCATTGTGTTTCTCAGCCAG GAATTGATTGGTGCTCTTCTTGGATGCTCTTTGTTTTGTCTGTTCCCAGTCACTAATAGAGGTGTTGAACATCTTCCAACAATCAACTTCGATCAATTGTTTGC GAGTCTATATGACAATTacaatgaaaaacaagaaaataagatACGGTGCATCATACACTATTTTGAAAGGATATTTTCACATATGCCTATTGGCTTTGTCTCATTTGAACGGAAAGTACTTGCTTTGGAACATCTTCCTCAATGCATTTCCTATCCCAAGGCTGAATTTTGGAGCAATTCTGTCATTCCTTTATGCTGTTTTGAG GTCCAAAATTCAGGCTTGATAGAAGATCAATCCAGTGAAGCTCTTGAAGTGGATTTTGCAAACAAGTTTATTGGAGGTGGTGCTCTACATAGGGGTTGTGTACAG GAAGAAATCCGTTTCATGATCAATCCTGAATTAATTGCTGGTATGCTTTTCTTGCCTTCCATGGCAGATAATGAGGCCATAGAAATTATTGGTGCTGAAAGGTTTTCAAGTTATACTGG GGAGATAAACAAGGCATTCTGTGGCTTTTTTGCTCCATCTAAATATCAGCAATACAAGAGACTGTTTCCAGAGAATGGATGTTCTAGAGCTCAGCTTGATCAAAACATAGAAGACCCCATTGGCAGGTCCAGGAGTAATCTTTTG TCACATGATAATGCCTCAACTTCTGATGAAACAACTGAAGAAAAATCTGTAAATCAAGTGATCAGTAATTATGAGGAGAAGGGTTGTGAGAGTCTGGGCCATGAAGATAACAATATTGGGATTGTGACTGGGAATTGGGGCTGTGGTGCTTTTGGAGGAGATCCGGAGCTTAAGACCATAATTCAGTGGCTTGCTGCTTCTCAG GCTCTAAGACCTTTCATTTCATACTATACATTTGGTTTGGATGAATTGCAGAACCTAGATCAG GTGACTCGGTGGATTTTGTCCCAAAAATGGACTGTTGGAGACCTGTGGAATATGTTGGTGGAATACTCGTACCAGAAATATAAGGGACAAACAGACGTTGGATTCTTTACTTGGCTACTTCCATCTCTATTTGGCCATGATACTGAGATGTTGGACTTGCCGAATATGCCTTAA
- the LOC115965916 gene encoding poly(ADP-ribose) glycohydrolase 1-like isoform X3 — MADLDILEGLQGQPSCKIPQKNSEFPNGHEFLFKELIGALLGCSLFCLFPVTNRGVEHLPTINFDQLFASLYDNYNEKQENKIRCIIHYFERIFSHMPIGFVSFERKVLALEHLPQCISYPKAEFWSNSVIPLCCFEVQNSGLIEDQSSEALEVDFANKFIGGGALHRGCVQEEIRFMINPELIAGMLFLPSMADNEAIEIIGAERFSSYTGYASSFHFTGDYVDKKDVDCFGRRKTRIIAIDALCSPRMRQYKQECLLREINKAFCGFFAPSKYQQYKRLFPENGCSRAQLDQNIEDPIGRSRSNLLSHDNASTSDETTEEKSVNQVISNYEEKGCESLGHEDNNIGIVTGNWGCGAFGGDPELKTIIQWLAASQALRPFISYYTFGLDELQNLDQVTRWILSQKWTVGDLWNMLVEYSYQKYKGQTDVGFFTWLLPSLFGHDTEMLDLPNMP, encoded by the exons ATGGCTGATTTAGATATTCTTGAAGGACTTCAGGGGCAGCCCTCATGCAAAATACCCCAAAAGAATTCTGAATTTCCAAATGGGCATGAATTTCTCTTTAAA GAATTGATTGGTGCTCTTCTTGGATGCTCTTTGTTTTGTCTGTTCCCAGTCACTAATAGAGGTGTTGAACATCTTCCAACAATCAACTTCGATCAATTGTTTGC GAGTCTATATGACAATTacaatgaaaaacaagaaaataagatACGGTGCATCATACACTATTTTGAAAGGATATTTTCACATATGCCTATTGGCTTTGTCTCATTTGAACGGAAAGTACTTGCTTTGGAACATCTTCCTCAATGCATTTCCTATCCCAAGGCTGAATTTTGGAGCAATTCTGTCATTCCTTTATGCTGTTTTGAG GTCCAAAATTCAGGCTTGATAGAAGATCAATCCAGTGAAGCTCTTGAAGTGGATTTTGCAAACAAGTTTATTGGAGGTGGTGCTCTACATAGGGGTTGTGTACAG GAAGAAATCCGTTTCATGATCAATCCTGAATTAATTGCTGGTATGCTTTTCTTGCCTTCCATGGCAGATAATGAGGCCATAGAAATTATTGGTGCTGAAAGGTTTTCAAGTTATACTGG ATATGCTTCCTCATTCCATTTTACTGGTGATTATGTGGATAAAAAAGATGTAGACTGTTTTGGAAGACGTAAAACCAGGATCATTGCTATAGATGCATTATGCAGTCCAAGGATGAGACAGTACAAACAAGAGTGCCTCCTAAG GGAGATAAACAAGGCATTCTGTGGCTTTTTTGCTCCATCTAAATATCAGCAATACAAGAGACTGTTTCCAGAGAATGGATGTTCTAGAGCTCAGCTTGATCAAAACATAGAAGACCCCATTGGCAGGTCCAGGAGTAATCTTTTG TCACATGATAATGCCTCAACTTCTGATGAAACAACTGAAGAAAAATCTGTAAATCAAGTGATCAGTAATTATGAGGAGAAGGGTTGTGAGAGTCTGGGCCATGAAGATAACAATATTGGGATTGTGACTGGGAATTGGGGCTGTGGTGCTTTTGGAGGAGATCCGGAGCTTAAGACCATAATTCAGTGGCTTGCTGCTTCTCAG GCTCTAAGACCTTTCATTTCATACTATACATTTGGTTTGGATGAATTGCAGAACCTAGATCAG GTGACTCGGTGGATTTTGTCCCAAAAATGGACTGTTGGAGACCTGTGGAATATGTTGGTGGAATACTCGTACCAGAAATATAAGGGACAAACAGACGTTGGATTCTTTACTTGGCTACTTCCATCTCTATTTGGCCATGATACTGAGATGTTGGACTTGCCGAATATGCCTTAA
- the LOC115965916 gene encoding poly(ADP-ribose) glycohydrolase 1-like isoform X1 has product MESREDLNSILPYLPLVMRSSTLFWPSQVVEALKAMARGPLHSRVDSGELLFLAISDLRHSLSLSNHHFAPSFPQGYALFFDELMSREESKKWFEEVVPALADLLLRFPSLLQTHYQTADIAHINGVNTGLRLLRSQEPGIVFLSQELIGALLGCSLFCLFPVTNRGVEHLPTINFDQLFASLYDNYNEKQENKIRCIIHYFERIFSHMPIGFVSFERKVLALEHLPQCISYPKAEFWSNSVIPLCCFEVQNSGLIEDQSSEALEVDFANKFIGGGALHRGCVQEEIRFMINPELIAGMLFLPSMADNEAIEIIGAERFSSYTGYASSFHFTGDYVDKKDVDCFGRRKTRIIAIDALCSPRMRQYKQECLLREINKAFCGFFAPSKYQQYKRLFPENGCSRAQLDQNIEDPIGRSRSNLLSHDNASTSDETTEEKSVNQVISNYEEKGCESLGHEDNNIGIVTGNWGCGAFGGDPELKTIIQWLAASQALRPFISYYTFGLDELQNLDQVTRWILSQKWTVGDLWNMLVEYSYQKYKGQTDVGFFTWLLPSLFGHDTEMLDLPNMP; this is encoded by the exons atggagagCAGAGAAGACTTGAACTCGATACTACCGTATTTGCCACTAGTGATGCGGTCTTCGACTCTGTTCTGGCCATCTCAGGTGGTCGAAGCACTGAAAGCCATGGCAAGAGGACCCCTTCACAGCCGTGTCGACTCCGGTGAGCTTCTATTCCTCGCCATTTCCGATCTCAGacactctctctccctctccaaCCACCACTTCGCTCCTTCTTTCCCACAAGGCTACGCCCTCTTCTTCGACGAG TTGATGTCCCGGGAGGAATCAAAAAAATGGTTTGAAGAGGTTGTCCCAGCGTTGGCTGATTTGCTCCTACGCTTTCCCTCTTTGTTACAAACTCACTATCAAACTGCAGATATTGCTCATATCAATGGGGTCAACACTGGTCTTCGTTTATTGCGTTCGCAAGAACCGGGCATTGTGTTTCTCAGCCAG GAATTGATTGGTGCTCTTCTTGGATGCTCTTTGTTTTGTCTGTTCCCAGTCACTAATAGAGGTGTTGAACATCTTCCAACAATCAACTTCGATCAATTGTTTGC GAGTCTATATGACAATTacaatgaaaaacaagaaaataagatACGGTGCATCATACACTATTTTGAAAGGATATTTTCACATATGCCTATTGGCTTTGTCTCATTTGAACGGAAAGTACTTGCTTTGGAACATCTTCCTCAATGCATTTCCTATCCCAAGGCTGAATTTTGGAGCAATTCTGTCATTCCTTTATGCTGTTTTGAG GTCCAAAATTCAGGCTTGATAGAAGATCAATCCAGTGAAGCTCTTGAAGTGGATTTTGCAAACAAGTTTATTGGAGGTGGTGCTCTACATAGGGGTTGTGTACAG GAAGAAATCCGTTTCATGATCAATCCTGAATTAATTGCTGGTATGCTTTTCTTGCCTTCCATGGCAGATAATGAGGCCATAGAAATTATTGGTGCTGAAAGGTTTTCAAGTTATACTGG ATATGCTTCCTCATTCCATTTTACTGGTGATTATGTGGATAAAAAAGATGTAGACTGTTTTGGAAGACGTAAAACCAGGATCATTGCTATAGATGCATTATGCAGTCCAAGGATGAGACAGTACAAACAAGAGTGCCTCCTAAG GGAGATAAACAAGGCATTCTGTGGCTTTTTTGCTCCATCTAAATATCAGCAATACAAGAGACTGTTTCCAGAGAATGGATGTTCTAGAGCTCAGCTTGATCAAAACATAGAAGACCCCATTGGCAGGTCCAGGAGTAATCTTTTG TCACATGATAATGCCTCAACTTCTGATGAAACAACTGAAGAAAAATCTGTAAATCAAGTGATCAGTAATTATGAGGAGAAGGGTTGTGAGAGTCTGGGCCATGAAGATAACAATATTGGGATTGTGACTGGGAATTGGGGCTGTGGTGCTTTTGGAGGAGATCCGGAGCTTAAGACCATAATTCAGTGGCTTGCTGCTTCTCAG GCTCTAAGACCTTTCATTTCATACTATACATTTGGTTTGGATGAATTGCAGAACCTAGATCAG GTGACTCGGTGGATTTTGTCCCAAAAATGGACTGTTGGAGACCTGTGGAATATGTTGGTGGAATACTCGTACCAGAAATATAAGGGACAAACAGACGTTGGATTCTTTACTTGGCTACTTCCATCTCTATTTGGCCATGATACTGAGATGTTGGACTTGCCGAATATGCCTTAA
- the LOC115965570 gene encoding 4-hydroxy-tetrahydrodipicolinate reductase 2, chloroplastic-like — protein sequence MVSLLKVNHQQHFAVFSSGIRPNNRTFHRKSSFISMSSRSPTTIQHLHNTVSSSSNHNLDIPIMVNGCSGKMGKAVIKAADSAGLNIMPLSFGSAVENGKTVQVCGKDILIHGPDDRENVLASVFDEHPNLVVVDYTVPSAVNDNAELYCKVGVPFVMGTTGGDRDRLYKIVEDSKVYAVISPQMGKQVVAFLAAMEIMAEQFPGAFSGYSLQVMESHQTSKVDTSGTAKAVISCFQKLGVSFNVDQIQMIRDPQRQLEMVGVPEEHLSGHAFHMYHLTSPDQTVSFEFQHNVCGRSIYAEGTVDAVIFLAKKVQSKADKLIYNMIDVLREGNMR from the exons ATGGTGTCCTTGCTTAAAGTGAACCATCAGCAACACTTTGCGGTTTTCTCCAGTGGTATTAGACCCAACAACAGGACCTTTCATCGCAAGTCATCTTTCATCTCAATGTCTTCCAGGTCACCCACAACAATTCAACATCTTCACAATACAGTGTCATCATCTTCGAATCACAACCTCGACATTCCCATCATG GTAAATGGTTGTTCAGGGAAAATGGGGAAAGCTGTTATCAAAGCAGCAGATTCTGCAGGACTTAATATTATGCCTCTATCATTTGGCTCTGCAGTGGAGAATGGAAAAACTGTGCAGGTGTGTGGGAAGGATATTCTCAtacatggtcctgatgatagagAAAATGTTCTTGCATCTGTCTTTGATGAACATCCAAATTTAGTTGTTGTGGACTACACCGTGCCGTCTGCAGTAAATG ATAATGCAGAGCTATATTGTAAAGTTGGAGTACCCTTTGTGATGGGAACTACTGGTGGAGACAGGGACCGGTTATATAAGATAGTAGAAGACTCTAAAGTTTATGCAGTAATTTCCCCACAAATGGGTAAACAG GTTGTTGCATTTCTTGCAGCCATGGAAATTATGGCAGAGCAATTTCCTGGGGCCTTCTCGGGTTACTCCCTACAg gtGATGGAATCCCATCAAACAAGCAAAGTGGACACATCTGGAACTGCTAAAGCTGTTATTTCTTGCTTCCAGAAATTGGGGGTGTCTTTTAATGTGGACCAA ATACAAATGATACGGGATCCCCAGCGACAACTTGAGATGGTGGGAGTTCCAGAGGAGCATTTGTCTGGTCATGCATTTCATATGTATCATCTGACATCACCTGATCAAAC AGTTTCCTTCGAGTTTCAACATAATGTTTGTGGTAGATCAATATATGCAGAGGGCACCGTTGATGCTGTAATATTCCTTGCTAAGAAG GTTCAATCAAAGGCAGACAAGCTGATATACAATATGATTGATGTCTTGCGTGAGGGTAACATGCGATGA
- the LOC115963882 gene encoding methionine--tRNA ligase, cytoplasmic-like, translating to MAAKVPIKGKRNILITSALPYVNNVPHLGNIIGCVLSADVFARYCRLRGYNALYICGTDEYGTATETKALEENSTPKQICDKYHAIHKEVYDWFNISFDKFGRTSTPEQTEICQAIFKKILENNWLSENSMQQLYCNTCKRFLADRLVEGTCPKEGCNYQSARGDQCENCGSLLNPTELKDPRCKVCQTTPHIRDTNHLFLELPLLKDKLEEYINKMSVAGSWSQNAIQTTNAWLKEGLKSRCITRDLKWGVPVPLERFSDKVFYVWFDAPIGYVSITACHTPEWEKWWKNPEDVELYQFMGKDNVPFHTVMFPSTLLGTGENWTLMKTISVTEYLNYEAGKFSKSKGIGVFGNDAKDTNIPVEVWRYYLLTNRPEVSDTLFTWADLQAKLNNELLNNLGNFINRVLSFIVKPPGQGYGSIIPQPSDADPDPLQHEPTRKLVGSIVDYVGQYVEAMEKVKLKQGLKIAMSISSEGNGYLQESRFWKLYNDDRPSCSLVIRTSAGLVYLLACLLEPFMPSFSLEVLKQLNLPPDTPILLEKGDIDRVSRPWEILPAGHKIGTPEPLFKELKDEEVEFFREKFAGSQADRIVRAEAEAEKIAEKLKKTKVSDSSGKKQRPVKPATESKAKANAETEISITRLDIRVGLITSVQKHPDADSLYVEEIDVGGQTRTVVSGLVKYIPLEEMQNRKVCVLCNLKPATMRGIKSQAMVLAASDSDHTKVELVDPPKSATVGERVTFPGFSGEPDDILNPKKKVWETLQVDLNTNTELVASYKDIPFTTSAGVCTVSSIASGSIR from the exons ATGGCGGCGAAGGTTCCTATTAAGGGTAAACGGAACATCCTCATCACTAGCGCCTTGCCTTATGTTAACAACGTCCCCCATCTTGGAAACATCATCGGTT GTGTGCTTAGTGCTGATGTGTTTGCTCGCTATTGCCGACTCCGAGGCTACAATGCCTTATACATATGTGGAACTGATGAGTACGGGACAGCCACGGAGACTAAAGCTCTGGAAGAGAACTCCACCCCTAAGCAGATTTGCGACAA ATACCATGCTATTCATAAGGAAGTCTATGACTGGTTCAATATaagttttgataaatttggGCGTACCTCAACCCCAGAACAGACGGAAATTTGCCAAgcgatttttaagaaaattttggagaacAATTGGCTTTCTGAGAATTCAATGCAGCAA CTTTACTGCAATACATGCAAAAGGTTCTTAGCTGACCGGCTTGTGGAGGGTACTTGCCCAAAAGAAGGGTGCAATTACCAGTCTGCCCGAGGAGATCAATGTGAAAATTGTGGCAGTCTTTTGAATCCGACAGAATTAAAAGATCCTAGGTGCAAG GTCTGTCAGACGACACCACACATTCGTGACACAAACCACTTGTTTCTTGAACTCCCCTTGCTGAAGGACAAATTGGAAGAATACATCAACAAAATGTCGGTGGCCGGATCTTGGAGCCAGAATGCTATTCAAACAACAAATGCCTGGCTTAAAGAAGGGTTGAAATCACGATGTATTACCAGGGATCTGAAGTGGGGGGTTCCAGTTCCACTTGAGAGATTTAGTGATAAG GTTTTCTATGTCTGGTTTGATGCGCCTATCGGCTATGTTTCTATTACTGCTTGCCACACACCTGAGTGGGAGAAGTGGTGGAAGAATCCTGAAGATGTAGAGTTGTATCAGTTTATGGGCAAGGATAATGTGCCCTTCCACACT GTGATGTTTCCATCTACACTTCTTGGAACTGGTGAAAATTGGACTTTAATGAAGACTATCAGTGTCACTGAATACTTGAATTATGAAGCAG GAAAGTTTTCTAAGAGTAAAGGTATTGGAGTCTTTGGCAATGATGCAAAAGATACAAACATTCCAGTAGAAGTATGGAGATATTACTTACTAACTAATAGGCCTGAG GTGTCAGACACATTATTTACATGGGCCGACTTGCAAGCAAAATTAAACAACGAGTTGCTAAATAACTTGGGCAACTTTATAAATCGAGTTTTGAGTTTCATTGTTAAACCTCCAG GTCAAGGATATGGTTCCATTATTCCTCAGCCTTCAGATGCTGACCCAGATCCATTGCAACATGAGCCAACTAGGAAATTGGTTGGTAGCATTGTTGACTATGTGGGGCAATATGTAGAAGCCATGGAAAAG GTTAAGCTAAAGCAAGGGCTTAAAATTGCAATGAGCATTTCTAGTGAAGGGAATGGATATCTGCAA GAAAGCCGATTCTGGAAGCTTTACAATGATGATCGACCTTCTTGCTCTCTTGTCATAAGAACTTCGGCTGGGCTAGTATATCTTCTCGCATGTTTGTTAGAACCTTTTATGCCATCTTTTTCACTTGAG GTACTTAAGCAGCTTAATTTGCCTCCTGATACTCCAATTTTGCTTGAAAAAGGAGATATTGATAGGGTAAGCCGACCTTGGGAGATCCTACCTGCTGGTCACAAAATTGGGACACCAGAGCCATTGTTTAAGGAATTG aaagatgaagaagtagAATTCTTCAGAGAGAAGTTTGCAGGAAGCCAAGCTGATAGGATTGTGAGGGCAGAAGCTGAAGCAGAGAAGATAGCGGAGAAACtgaagaaaacaaaagtttCAG ATAGCAGTGGAAAAAAGCAACGGCCTGTAAAACCTGCAACTGAATCCAAAGCTAAGGCCAATGCTGAGACAGAAATTTCAATTACAAGACTTGACATCCGTGTTGGCCTTATTACGAGTGTTCAGAAGCATCCTGATGCTGATTCCCTCTATGTGGAAGAGATTGATGTGGGAGGACAGACCCGAACTGTTGTTAGTGGACTTGTGAAGTATATACCTCTTGAAGAAATGCAG AATCGAAAGGTATGTGTTCTTTGCAACCTGAAGCCAGCAACCATGCGGGGTATAAAATCACAAGCAATGGTTCTTGCTGCTTCGGACAGTGACCACACCAAG gttgAATTGGTTGATCCACCTAAATCTGCTACTGTTGGAGAAAGAGTTACATTTCCTGGATTCAGTGGTGAGCCTGATGATATCCTGAACCCAAAGAAGAAAGTCTGGGAAACATTGCAAGTGGATCTGAACACTAACACGGAACTAGTGGCCTCATACAAAGATATTCCATTCACCACATCTGCTGGTGTTTGCACGGTTTCATCTATTGCCAGTGGGTCAATCAGATAG